TTTTCCCGGTGGAGTCATCGGCTTACCGACGGGAGGCGAAGTTTGGGCTGCAAGATTGGCCGCGAACATCAGGCTGCCAATCGCCAACATCCACCCGCTCAGAAAGTGGCTGATGCCAAGGAACGGAGCACGCCCATGATACGCTCCTGTAACGCTCAGGCGTGACGGCATGGTTTCTTCCCCCCAAGATCGCTGGACTGCTGGAACGGGTCAGCGCAACCCCGGCGCGAAGTTGCACGAGATCTTTGTCACTATCCCGAAGTCTCAGTTCCCCCGTTGCACGACCACTGCCTTATTCCAGGCAGCCCGTGGCGGAGGGATAACGTCTGCTTGGGATGCAGGCAACGGCATTTTGCCGCTGCCCGGCAATTTTTAATCCCCCTCGTTTTCTGATCCTCCGTGTTATTTCTTCCCTCGGATTCGCTTGACGTTACAGCGGTGCTGAGGGTTGGCTGCCTGCCGCTGGGCGGTTGACTCTATCTTACACGGTCTTCCTATCTGACTGTGTCTTGTGCAGCTTTTGGGCTTGCCGGCCTTTGGATAGACATCCCCCTAGTCTGCATTGTACTGCCTCCCCTAGGGGTCATGGTGAGAAGCTGATGAGAAAACAGGGAGATGGGTGATTTTCCTACTGCTGATCCTCCCGCAGGCGATGGAGGACTACGGTACCGGAAGCTGCAATACGGCGGAGGATGTGATCGATTTCTTCGGCTTTCAGTCGGCCTTTGTCCAGGGCCTCTTGCAGGGACTTGCCGTGCTCCCAGCGGTAGTAGGCCGGACGAGGAATCAGGGTGGCGGGGTTGCCGGTGAGGGCAGCCAGAGGGTCCGCAGGTCCTTGGCGTGCGCCCGCACGTCCGCCGCCGAAACCGGGCCGGCCACCCCATGCGCCTCCGTTGCGCTCGTTGCCAACCTTCGCCGGGGGGTTCGGCTCGCAGAGAATGATCCCGTTTTCGTCGATGGCAATGACCCGGAATGTCCGTTGAGTAGCAGATGTCCCCTCATCCGAGATGACGAGGTAGCCCGGCGGATGGGTCCGCCGATAGTTGGCGTCCTCCTTCATTGATTTGGCAGTCCAAGGAATCTCCTTACGCACCGTGATGGTGGTATTTGTAGCGCTGATCAGATAGCGGAAGTTATTAAAGTGATCCTTAATGATGGCCTGGGCGGTACCATCTGAAGCAGTGGAAACAATCGGCAGCGTGATAAGCCAGGCAATCTCCGGCTTCGGAGGTGGAGGCGGAGTAACCGGGGCTTCCACGCTCACGCGGAAAGATTTCTTGACCTCGACCCCTTCGGAAGAGACGGCGGTGACGGTGACTGTGGAAGTTGCAGAGTCCGGTGTGTCTTCCCCCACAGGGGGCAACGTAATGGTCCAGTTCTCGGCATCCACTTGGAGAGCATCTTCTGGAATGAGCGAGCCGGTGACGCTGACGGAAATCTCCGCCTCTTCGGACCCATCCCCACTCAACCGGATTCGGACCACGTAGGGCTTGCCATCCCGCCGCATGGTGACGTCTGGTAACGGTCCGATGGCGAAAGGCACCGGTTTTCGCGGTACATAAGGCGGCAAGATGCCATAGAAGATGTCCCGCTGCACAATATAGGTGTAATTCCTCGGCGGGGAGGCGAGGACGGGTTCGGCACGGATCCACTGTAGCAAGCGGGTTTGTTCCGGGTTCTTTTGGAGTAGTTGCGGGCCGAGATTGCTAGCTACCGCAGCGACCACATTCGTCACAGGGAAAAGTGATGTCCGTGCCTTGACACCATCTACGGCGATGGCATCACTGGTCAGAGTCACCTTCAAGCCATTGCGGCTGGGGTCTCGCTCATTCCTTTCGATCTTGAGAGTGCTGATCTGGTGCAACAGATCAAGCTGGTAGTACGCGTAGAGGAAATCCACCAATTGCCAAATGTTGATGTTTTCCATGCTGATGACGAACCGGTGCTGTTTATAGGCGGGGCGTTTGGGAGCGATATCGGGGATGATGGGGGGGCGCGCCTGGACGATGCCGACGGATGAGAATTTGAAATCGCGAATGCCCGACTGCAAGAGGAGGCGTTCCAGCAATTGGGAATACTGGGCTTGGGCAATGGTATCGTCAGGGGGCAGACTTTGCCGTTGGATCAGTGCGACGGCGGGCCGGTCTTTGATCATTTGCATCAGTTGCAATTCGAGATCGTCGATGTCTTTTTCGAGCATGCGGCGCATTTGAGCCGTGTTCTGCAACGGCGTATAGATGAAAAAGTAGCCACCGACGCCGGCAATCGCGGCGCTGATCAGTCCTATCAGAGCCAAAGCGGAACGGAATTCACGGGGAGTCATGGAAGCATCGCCTGTGGGTCGTAGGGAGGTAAATCCTCGGTTTCTGTGTTACTCCCTGCAGAGAGGGATCCAGAGGACGGCCATCGGGGGTGTCTTCATCCCGATTTGCTGGAACTCCATCGCTGCTGGGGGGATTGTGTGTCTGTTCTCCATGTTTGGCGAATTACGGCATTGTGGTCAATTCGCGGTTTGTTCCTCAGTCCAACATTGAGTTAGGATCGCCTAGCGGTTTTTCCCCTTACCTTCTTTCCCGTCCTTGGTGGAAGGGGAGGGGGGATAGCCCCGGCGATCAGGGGGTGTAAACTTTTCGGGGGCGCGGGTGTACTCCTGTGGGGGCCGGGCATTGACGTTAGCCGAAATCGCGTAGTCGGAGTTGGGGGCTATCGTCGTCTGGCGGACACCGGCATAGTATTTGGCTTCACCGTAATGCAACTCGCTGTAGAGGTGAGTGGCGGCCTGGTTGTCCGGGGCCTTGAATTTCAATTCCACTTTGGCCTGGTGCGGTTGTTTTCCCGTTTTGCTATCTGGGGGAATGGCGCTGGCTAGGAATTGGGTGGCATGAACTCCTTTACCGTGGGGGAAGCGATCGCTCCAGTCGTAAAGCTCGTCGAGCCAGTTCACGCCGCGGGCCTGCCATTTTCGGACGGCGTCCAGGCGCTTGGCATCCGGTTCCAACAGTTTGACTTCGTTTTCCAGGTCCTGTTTACGACGTTGAAGCTGGACGATTTCTCGCTCGGCATCGTGGACCTTCCAGTAACCGAAGACACCACCGAGGAAGAGGAGCAGAGCAGCGAGGCTGGCCACAGCAACGAGGCGGACTTTGTAGGGATCGCGGCTTGATTGCGGTTGGCGCGGCTGGACGAAATTGATGGCGAGGGAACGGGAAGCCTGGGCCACGAGTAAGCCGACCAAGGCGGCGCAGCGGCCCCGCAGACTTTGATGCAATTCGAGCACGAATCCCTGTAGGGGATCATGGGCATGCACGGGTAGAGGCAGGGCGGCGCGCAGGCGAGGAGCGTATCGGCCATCCGCTTCGTAGACATGCAAGGCACCTAGGGGATATTGAGAGCCTACGCTAGTGTAGAGGGTCAGATTTCGACGAACTTCTGCAAGCAAAGTGCTTTCGGAGGCGAAGACGGGGGCGGGTAGGTCCCGGGTGAACTGGACTTCCCCATTGCGGACTACTGTAAACTCCCCCCCGACGGGGCTGAGGAGCAAGGTCGCAACGGCAGCGCCTGGAGTTTCCGGCTGAGGAGCCAAGCCGTTGGCCTGGGCACGTCCCAATTCTGCCGCTACGGCATAAGGCCGTGGCGTGACGGCAAGCAGTTTTAGACCCGCTGCCGAACACATCTTCTGAATGGCGCTGAGCAGGTCCTTACGAAGGATCACTGCCATGCTTCGCCGTTCACCTTCGGGGACGCCATTGGACAGCGGCGTGTAGTCGATTACCACATCGTCGGGAGATTCCGACAGCTCGCGGATGGCTTGATATTTGACCACGTTGGGTTCGTCAGTGGGCGGGACGGCGGGATAGCGCAGCTCTTTGAGGATGACCCGTCCCCGGCCGACTGCCACCAATACAGGAGCGGGAGCGATCCCCGCGTCCTTGAGCCTTTGACGGAGTTGCTCTCCAAGGGCCGTAGCGGTGTCAAGTGTCAAGGGGGGAGGGGGAGTACCCTCCGCTTCGGTCCACGTGAGCACTTGATCAACGCGGACTTGCCCAAGTCGGCTAACGCTTCCCGCTGCCAACAGAATCCCATCTGGCGTCAAATCGAGTGCAAGATAACGAGCCACGGTCAAGGTCTCTCGCAAAAGGGTGATTGGTGTCAATCCATTATTTACACGTCAGGCGTTCCTGTTATAGGTTCGGGGGCTGGTTTCCATGTTGTGGGATCGTTCACAAGTTTTGTCACCTTCCCTTTCGCACGTATGTAAGCTCCAACGGTCGGATTCCAGACTCCCCTTTGCACGCCGGCGAGGCACGACTCCAGCCCTTAGGGTGATTCTTACCCGTGGCACAATAGGGCGGGAGATGCCCTGAGCATGTTTTTTCTTCGCCCAAGATGTTTGGAGGAAACAAAGATGCCAGGGAACACAACTATAGCGATTGTGTGTAAGGGATAGACTGTGTCCAGAGGACAGCATTCGCTGACGCGGCAGTGCAGGGGGGGAATGGACCGGGTAATGGGTCAGGGTCATGATCGCATTCATATCGACAGGTACCATCACTAAGGATTAATGCTCCGCTGGGGGGAATAAGCGCGGGGTTGGTCCAAATCGCCCAAGTCGCGGAAGTAGAGAATCCGGGGGGCGCCGAGATTGCTGTCAATGACGGCTTCCACCCGTGCGGTGGGACCGCCCTCGGCGAAGTAGCCAACGACCTCGACCCTGTACACCATACTGGTGCCGGTAATGAGTCGTTCCAGATTCCGGAATTTGCTCACCGACAAGCCGGCTTCGGTCAGGAGCCAAGCCCCCGTCATCGCTTCCAAAGAAAAAGGCACGATGTTGTCGCGCACGGCCAAGATGTTATCCACGTCGGTTTCCGTCAGGCCGGGTAATCCTAGTAGGGCTTCCCGTGAAGCAGTGTTGACATTGAGACGTGGGATCATCTCCACCGCTTCGCGCGTTGAAATCTTGTCGAGAAGAACGGGGAGTAACTCAGCCCGGCGGGCCGGATCGTTCAGGGGCGAGAAATAGACGAGGGATTGAGGAGGATTCGAGCGGCTGTTGCGCTGCAAGACGATACCCGTATTGATCAAGTCCAGGACCGAATTGATCGCCCGCCCACTGGTGGCAATTGTGGCCAAACGGGCTTCGACCGCAGAGATCAAGTCCTCAGCGCCGACCGGTACGTACACTTCCTGTTGTTGTTTACCCATTCCCATTCCCCTGCCCATCCCTTTGTTTTGGGACTGAATTTGGCCGTCGTCTGTGACGCGGAGCAGGTTATTCGATCCGAAGATTTTGACAGCGACAATGTAGGCGGCCATGTCTGCGTCGAGGCCGGAATTGAGCAGGGCTTGATAGATGCCGACGATGTCGTCCCCGTTAATCCAAATGCGGAGAATCCCGGAGGAATCGACATTGACTTCGCGGCCATAGACAGTCAGGTAGTCGCTCCAGCCCCGATCCACCCACCCGGCATTTTCGTCATCGATACCGTTGCGGTTGCGGTCGGTGCCGTAGAGCAATTGGGGTGTGACACCTTTGACCAGAAGCAGTTCATCGAGAGTATTGAGGGGGCCGTTTTTGGCCGAGTAAGGCTGGGCCAGGCCGCGGTAGTAAGCACTCTCGGCACCATTGGGGCGGGTGTCTTCGTTGCTGTCCACCCAGTCTACGATGGCGTCCGCAATCTCTGGCGTCATGTTGGGCAGCTTGAGCAACGCGTTGTAGAGCGTCTCACCGGTGGGATCGAGCGCAATTAGAGCATTGATGTTGATTTTACCTCCTTCATCTGCCAGTCCGAAGCGCTGTTGATACCCCCCTCCCGTTAGCGGAGCCACATGGATGATGGAAAAGTAAGCTTGTTTACCGCTAGGGTTGGTGGGATCGAGCGGGACGGGAATATCCTGGAAGTAGGCGGGATTGTCATAGGGGTTGCCTACATCGAGAGCCAGCAACTCGGGGTCGGCCAATAACGCTGCTGCGTAGTGAACGCCAGAGGCGGCAGCGGCACGTACTTGAGCATAATCCGCACTGCGCACCCCGGCTCGCAATTCGGACACCATCGCATCGCTGAAGCGGTAGGCGACGAGAGATAACACCAGGATCACTATGAGCACCGCGATCAGAACGTATCCCGGTCGCGGATCGCGGCCGATCCCGCGCAGCCGACCTTGGTTTCCTAAGGGATGAGGTGTCATCGTCCACCTCCGCCGAAGCCGCCGCGTCCGCCGCTGATTCCACCTCCTGAACCCCCGCCCATCCCGCCTGCTCCCCCTCCTCCAATGCCCCCTCCGCCGCCTCCGATGCTCCCTCTTCCTCCCGCTCCTCCGCCGCTTCCACCGCCGGAGCCACCGACGCCGCCTTTCCCTCCACCTATGCCGCTTCGTCCTCCGCCGCTTCCACCGCCAGAGCCGCCGACACCGCCTTTCCCTCCGCCGATATTGCTGCCTCCGCTTTTGCCAGTACCTCCAGTACCGCCAGTGCCACCGCTGGTTTCTGTTCCTGTGGTATCGCCACCGCTGCCATCATCCGGTTTTGACTCGACTCCTGAAGGTACGACAGGATCGATCAATGACACAGTGGCGTGGCCAGGGGCTGTCCGGATCGGAATGATTTGGCTGACAGTGCGGTAGATTGGCTCCTGGGGACGCTGGGGGTCCGTCAATTCAAAGGTCAGGGTGACTCGTACCGCCCGTGGTGGACCAGCGATGCCGCTTCCCGTGGCGCTCATGCCGGAACCATCCCACGTGGTGCTCCAGGCGGTGCCGTCGTAGTATTCGAACTGAACGTCCACGATATGGTCGGCCACAAGAGCGGCCTCTTCGTTT
This genomic interval from Thermogemmata fonticola contains the following:
- the pilM gene encoding type IV pilus biogenesis protein PilM translates to MARYLALDLTPDGILLAAGSVSRLGQVRVDQVLTWTEAEGTPPPPLTLDTATALGEQLRQRLKDAGIAPAPVLVAVGRGRVILKELRYPAVPPTDEPNVVKYQAIRELSESPDDVVIDYTPLSNGVPEGERRSMAVILRKDLLSAIQKMCSAAGLKLLAVTPRPYAVAAELGRAQANGLAPQPETPGAAVATLLLSPVGGEFTVVRNGEVQFTRDLPAPVFASESTLLAEVRRNLTLYTSVGSQYPLGALHVYEADGRYAPRLRAALPLPVHAHDPLQGFVLELHQSLRGRCAALVGLLVAQASRSLAINFVQPRQPQSSRDPYKVRLVAVASLAALLLFLGGVFGYWKVHDAEREIVQLQRRKQDLENEVKLLEPDAKRLDAVRKWQARGVNWLDELYDWSDRFPHGKGVHATQFLASAIPPDSKTGKQPHQAKVELKFKAPDNQAATHLYSELHYGEAKYYAGVRQTTIAPNSDYAISANVNARPPQEYTRAPEKFTPPDRRGYPPSPSTKDGKEGKGKNR
- a CDS encoding type II secretion system protein GspK — its product is MTPHPLGNQGRLRGIGRDPRPGYVLIAVLIVILVLSLVAYRFSDAMVSELRAGVRSADYAQVRAAAASGVHYAAALLADPELLALDVGNPYDNPAYFQDIPVPLDPTNPSGKQAYFSIIHVAPLTGGGYQQRFGLADEGGKININALIALDPTGETLYNALLKLPNMTPEIADAIVDWVDSNEDTRPNGAESAYYRGLAQPYSAKNGPLNTLDELLLVKGVTPQLLYGTDRNRNGIDDENAGWVDRGWSDYLTVYGREVNVDSSGILRIWINGDDIVGIYQALLNSGLDADMAAYIVAVKIFGSNNLLRVTDDGQIQSQNKGMGRGMGMGKQQQEVYVPVGAEDLISAVEARLATIATSGRAINSVLDLINTGIVLQRNSRSNPPQSLVYFSPLNDPARRAELLPVLLDKISTREAVEMIPRLNVNTASREALLGLPGLTETDVDNILAVRDNIVPFSLEAMTGAWLLTEAGLSVSKFRNLERLITGTSMVYRVEVVGYFAEGGPTARVEAVIDSNLGAPRILYFRDLGDLDQPRAYSPQRSINP